From Kiritimatiellia bacterium, one genomic window encodes:
- a CDS encoding DNA adenine methylase, whose product MNLNLTTMEETIMQAHWRLQRVTIERLDSRACIERYDRPETFFYVDPPYYGVSQDYAVKLCEADFLRLRDTLQKTAGASSCH is encoded by the coding sequence ATGAACCTTAACTTAACCACAATGGAAGAGACGATTATGCAAGCGCATTGGCGGCTTCAACGCGTCACGATCGAACGGCTTGATTCCCGTGCCTGTATCGAGCGATATGATCGGCCGGAAACGTTCTTTTATGTCGACCCGCCTTATTATGGTGTCAGCCAGGATTATGCCGTCAAATTATGCGAGGCCGATTTTCTCCGGCTCCGGGATACTCTTCAAAAGACCGCCGGCGCTTCATCTTGTCATTAA